The genomic interval GTGGTGGTAAAAGGGGAGAAGCACGTTCTCGGATACAATGAAGAGAAGCTTAAAGAGCTGATAGAAGGGTGATCTCTTGGACGTTGAGGACTATTTGAGAATTTTTGAGAGAGTTGCTGAAAAAAAGGGATGGCGAGTAAACCCGGACAGGGAGCTTGTTGCGGACTTTGCTAGAGGTCTGATTGAAAACAGAAAAAGATATGGGATGGCCATCTGTCCCTGCAGGCTTGTAACAGGTAAAAAAGAAATTGACAGGATGATAATCTGCCCCTGTGTTTACGCTGACGATGATGTCAGAGAATATGGCAGATGCTACTGCGGGCTTTACCTCAGCAGGGATAGGGATCCAGCAGCCTCAGTTCCGGACAGACATGCAAAATACTACCTCGAATAAATCACTCTTCTATCTTCCCGAACTGGTCTTTGAAAGCTCGACCCAGCCATCCGGCAGGCCCTCCCTTGTTCCGGGAGGGACGTCACTTTCCGGATCCCACTCGGCCTATTACCAGAATCTCACCCGCTGTAGGCAAGATCGACCCCATCCTCGGTTAGATACAGCTTCCCGTCCTTCTCAACAACAAAACCTTCAGCAATAAGATACTCCAGGTTGAATTTAAACTCAAAGTCTGAGACATCATCGTCAAGCTTCTTTCGAAGCTGTTCTGCAGTTATACCTCCGCTTCCGATCCCTTCAGCCATCTTCTTTCTTAGGGGATTGGTTGAGGCTTTAAAAAGCCTCTGATGCTGTTCAGTATCTCTTTCTCTCTCGGACAAAATCAACACCTCCTGCACCCGTAGCGGCAGTCAGACAAATTTTTTAATTAACTTTACGC from Archaeoglobus neptunius carries:
- a CDS encoding ferredoxin-thioredoxin reductase catalytic domain-containing protein, producing the protein MDVEDYLRIFERVAEKKGWRVNPDRELVADFARGLIENRKRYGMAICPCRLVTGKKEIDRMIICPCVYADDDVREYGRCYCGLYLSRDRDPAASVPDRHAKYYLE